From the Callospermophilus lateralis isolate mCalLat2 chromosome 10, mCalLat2.hap1, whole genome shotgun sequence genome, the window GCACAAGGCGGTAATGCTGCGCTGCCATGCTGTTCTGGTGTCTAAGCCAGAGAAGGCGCAGGCCATGGCCCTGCTGCTCTACCAGACCTCGGCCAACGCTTTGGCGGAATTTAAACGCCTCAAGCGGCGGGACGACGCGCGTCACCAGCAGCAGGAGCTGGTGGGTGCGCACACTATCCCGCTAGTGCCCCTGCGCAAACTGCTCCTGCACGGATCTTGCTGCTATAAACCGCCGGTGGAGCGGAGCCGCAGCGCGCCCAAGCTCGGCTCCATCACCGAGGACCTGCTGGGCGAACAGCAGGAGCAGGAGCtacaggaggaagaggaagaggagcacCCCGAGGGCTgcctggaggaagaggaggaggaggaagaggaggagaatcgTGTGGGGGTGGAGGGCCCAGCAGAAGAGGAGACCGAGGCACAGAGGGCACTGGTGGTGGCCATGCACTTCGAATGTGGGGACTTGCTAGACACCATGGAGAATGGGCGCGAGGAGATGCTGGGAGGCGGCGGCGTCTCGCTGGGCCCTGGGTTGGGGACTCCACCTCCGCTGTCGTGCAACACCTCGGACGTGAAGGCTCAGCTGTCGCAGCTTATTAACGATCTGGGAGAGCTCAGTTTCGGCAACGATGTGCGCACCCTGCAGGCAGACTTGAGGGTGACGCGCCTGCTGTCGGGCGAGAGCACTGGCAGTGAGAGCTCCATCGAGGGCGGAGGCCCGGACGCAACCTCCACCACTGCTGGGAACAAGTCTGGTTCCGCAGACAGCTCCAGCCCCGACGAGCCCCACTCGGGTTGAGCTCCCAGCAGACTCCTCGGTGCTCCCCTGGCACTCCACAGTGGCTCCCCAACCGTTGTTCTAGCAATCTCCCTCTTCCCCGCCTTCATCCAAGGGAAATCGGGCACGTGGGGCCCTGGTCCTGGGTTCCCTATGGTCCTCCCCATCCACCCCGCGCCCTAACACTTTTTGCTCTTTTGGAGGCGGCTCTGGTTGCGAGTGGGGATGTGGGAGATGTGAAAGAGAAGAAAACCCTACGGAGGAGAAAGGGGTAGTCTTCTTGGTGGTGGTGAAGAGAAGGGCCGCTGAAGTTCAAAAAGTCCAGGAGGGCAGTGTGAGGTGCCTGTCCGCCAGTTTCCTGTTTGCTAAGCAGCTGGGGCCTGAGGAGGAGGGGTTAACTTCCTCCCTCAACCCCTCACTGGGCGAGGCCTTGCCCTGTCATTGagatatcatttaaaaaaaaaaaaatctctctcacaATGTTTAAGGTTGAAATACCACCCTTTTGCACCCAGTTCTTTTTGGTGAGAGAGCTTGGGCTGTTTACCTCAGACTCAGACTCTTGAAATTCTGCCAAATTCCTCAAATAACTATTGGGGGGGGGGTGTTATGAAAGAAAGAGGCATTTTGTTTACAGTTAAAGACATCTAATATCTAAAAAAAGAGTTCTCCTTTAGAGTCACATACACCTTCCTCCTGCCCCAAATATCTCACTCCATGATGCTGTGTAAAATATTTTTGCACTGTTGTGAagtatttttgacattttttgtACATAACTGTGTTCTCAGAGCTGAATGTTTATATCTTTTGCTGTGCAAAAgaaacatgtaaaatgttattcagttgtatatatggaaatgtgtataaaacattttgttattttttgagtAGCACTGCTCTGGTTCTGTTGGCATGCCATGGGGAAGAGAATAAATAACAGAACAGGTGAGCATCTGGAACTGCTACAGGAGGTGCTCAGATCTAAGTTGTGCATGGTCTTGGGCCTTTCTGGATGACACAACTCTCGGTGCTGTGTCTGGGACCCAACAGTGTTTCATATTCTTCATTTAAATTGTTTGAGCATGGGCTTTCCCTCACCTTTTTGAGCTAATTTTCGGAGAGGTCAGGGTGAGCTCCATTTCCCACTTTCAGACCTGAGAGGTTATGTGTGGAGGAGTGACATCGAGATCTGCTAAGGTTTTGCCACCTCTTCTGTGGGTTGCCTTAATGATTAAGAATAAGGATACTGCCTGATCTATTCCCTTACAGTCAAGGAGTTTTAGAGATGAATTCCAGACCTAAAGGAAGTCGCCATGGGCTCTCTGAGGAGTGGGGCAGTCTCTGCTTTTCCTGGGAGGAAAACCAAGTAGAGAGAAAAGTTGTAAGTTCCAATCATGTGTGAATGAGTCATGtgcaggtggggtgggggtgggtagtGGCTTGCAGAGCCCGCTTCCTTCCCCTCTACAACTGAGCCTGGCCCAGTGGGAATGGTATGGAGGGCAAGGCAGAGGGGCTGTTAGAGAGCTTGGTCTGGGTGTGTGTTGTAGGGTTTTCATTTTTTCCTGTGCGCTTGTTTCTGTTGTAAACTCCCAACAGATGTCTCTAGTTGGGCTACACCCGATCAGCTGGAAGTTGTAATAAGATGCTGCCACAACTGTGCCTTCTgcaatttatttttcccctttgcccttttGGGCCTCCTTTGTTATAGAAATGGATCtcgcaacccccccccccccccctcgcCTTCCCtgatgttttgctttgtttttgtcaTAAATGTGTTCTGAGCAGTTAGAACCAGAGATCCCAAGGAGTCTGGAATTCACAGAAaccagagaggaagggagggtgaAAGATGTTTTTCCCCCTAATTAGTGGGAGTGGTTCAAGAATAAGACTGtctttggaaaaagaaaaacaccaaggggatgggtgggaaatattttttaaaattttttatttgttttaattacttatacatgacagtagaatgcatttatgcactttgatatatcattcatagatgggatataatttctcatttttctgagtgtacatgttgcagaatcatattggtcatgtagttacatatatacatacagtaacaaTGTCTATTTaattctactgtttttcctattcccacatcccctctctcctctcccatcacttccctctacctaatctaaggtaatgctattcttccctagtgccccccaccttactgtgaattagcatccacatattagagaaagcattcaggttttgtgggattggcttattttgcttagcatgatattctccaactccatccatttactgcaaatgccataatttcactcttctttaaagctgagtaatattccattgagtatatctaccacattttctttattaattcataTATTGAGGgtcacttaggttggttccatagtttagctattgtgaattgagctgctataaacattgacatggctgcattactatagtatgctgattttattaaaaaatatttggtgtcTTCTTAAGGACCTTGGGATATGGGCCAGGCCTTTGaatctgttttatttgttttggaagAGTTCCTATTCCTCTCCCTGAATACCTGCGATACATATTGTTGAATggtgatttatttaatttaattaatttatttatttgtggtactggagattaaatccagaggtgctctaccacagagctacatccctggccctttttattttattttattttgaagtagggtcttgctaagtgctgaggctggcctccaatttgtattgcctgtctcagtctcctgagtggctgggattacaggttatgccaccatgcccaacttggACCATACTTCTAAATGCCTAGTAGAGATCAGGAAGGTCAAAGCCAAGTCTACTGCACACCCACATTGATGTGGCCTTCCACATCAGCAGATAGCTGTGTGGGCCATCATCATCTTGTAGGACTATATCTCACATTTCCAATTGTTTCCACACATTGCCAACTCCTTTGCTGTTCAAAACTTGTGAAGACCACACACAATGGATATAATATGGCTGATACTTGGGAGCCGAGCAGGGTGTGTCTGCCTCattcttatccaatttatgtgtcTGGTGAGAATGCCAAGGTTGGCTTTCATTTGTAGTGAATGGGGGTATGGTAATTGGTCAAAAAGCTCAGACAAATTGCATTTAAATCAACACCATCAATAAATATAAGTCAACTGTCTTTAaagtctgatttttcctctgataCGATTTATAAATAGAAAGGAGGGAttcaaggaggaggaagaagaaggaaaacagACTGCAAACTAACCAGCTCTCTTCTTCCCTGACCCCTAgtactctccctctctcctcttctGCCCTCTGCTTTTTGGTTCCTATCTCTACTGCACACTGGGGCTCTTGACAGATGTAATTCTAGAAGAGATGTGAAGGTGATACACGATTCACCTCTTGTTGCATCTCAGTCTGCCAGGGACTGTACCAGAGTAAGAAGAGATGCTttgaactaaaagaaaaaaaaaaaaaaacaactataaaCTAATTTGCTTCGGCACTCCAAAGAATAAGAGTGGTGTGACAAAAGCAAAGCTAAGtagtcgatgaaatatatattccagAAAGCACCTGCAGTCTGGTGTACTCATCCAATTTAGCTCTTACTTCCTGAGTTTCTCCTTTACATGACCTGCTGGTACTTTAAATGCAGTGAGACACTTTGCACATTCTTTCCCAGCCTAACTAATCCTCCCTGTCCAACAGTGCAGCATTGACTGCCTGGTGGTGAACGagggagggacttccagcagcaggAGAAATTGTTGCAGAGGTGGCAGCATGAGGCCACGGAGCAGGAGTTTGTCAGCCTCTTTGCACAGACAAATTAGTCTCTACAATTTGTTATGTATGTGGAGAGGACGGAGGGAGGAGTAGGATGGTATGAACTCTAGTACGGCAGACCCTCTTGACAATGATTGCTTCAGAGAACAACCTCTCTGCGCACACGCATCCTCTTTTTTAAAGAAGATGTGCCTCTTGCTGCCCCACACTCAGCAGCCCAGAAGATTTTAAACAAATTAGAAGGGCTCTGTTATACTAAGAAAGCAAAATTCTTTCCCAGGGGACACAGCTATGTTTGAGGGTTCTGCTGGTGAAAGGAATGTGAACTGGCTGGAGAATCTATCCCTGGCTGCACAATGGAGATTTAAACATCTCATTGGAGTCATTGAGGATCAGGAGAAACAAAAATTCTATTAGGAGTAAGTTGCCCTCTTTTCTAATAGGGTTTAGTAATTTAATAAGCAGACCTGTTTCCTCTGTGTGGCAGGCATCAGTAACCTCAGCATCTGCTGGTAAGTGATGCATGACAGAGCAATAAATGTGCGTGGACTGCTGGGGCCAGGAGCTGAGGCCAGGGGTCGAATCAGACACATGGAAACTACGCAGGGCCCCAGGCGTGCAGGAGGTTTTTGCACACAGCCACATCTGGATTGGCTTTATTGTTAGCCAGGGCCTTTTTGATTCCTGCTGGCTCCCCTGTTTAGAACCCTGGGTTCCTGGGACCGAATCCCTACTGCCAGCTCAGAAGTGACCCAGTTTGAGCAACTTTGACTAACCACCATTTTGGTGATTTGAATTACTAGGTGTCCCTGGAGTTTGGcacttgtttcctcttctctcttgGAATGTCCAGTCGTACCAGcaaaggttctttttttttttttttaacatttgactcgatttatgaattcccattttttccccaaaaggtTCTTATTTCTAAGTCTCATAAACAGTGGCCCTTCTGATGACCTTCTTTTCTGACTCTCTCCTCATCTCTCTTCCATCCATTTCCTTCGATTAACTCATCTTTTCTCTCTTGCTTCTCctattatttcttttcctttccaaaaAACTTGTTCAGATCTTAAATCACCTGAAAGCccaactattattattttttaggagttgaggattgaaccagggcctccttacacatgctagtcaagtgttctatcactgagctacaccctctaaCCTCTGAAAACccaaacttattttttatttttggtacctgggattgaacccagaggatcttaaccactgaaccacatccccagccttttaaatattttatttagagacagagtctctctgagttgcttagggtctctgtAAATTACTAAGGTTggaccttgaactcatgatcctcctgcctcagcctccccaatagctgggattatagacatgtaccaCTGTGCTTGGCTGAAAGCCCAaactttcaaggaaaaaaaaaatcaagaacattGACATTAACCAGCACCAATTCTGTAATGCATGCTTTGAACCTGTCCCACCACCGAGAGATGAAGAAACTGACAACAGGTGATATCCTGCCCAAGGTCATATTAGGAAGGACCAAGATCCAGGGGTCTAATTCTTAAActaatgctttttctttttctttctttctttttcttttctttttttacatacCTCTGATTTTTAGGAATTATAATTCAATTTTTGAATTTTGGGATAGCAGGAACTGGCTGTTGAATTGTTCTTTgtttccccccattttttttcatatttccatGCTTTATACACAGTAGAAGCTTGATGGTAAGTATTTATGATGCTATCAGTGCACCTTTCCCTCACCATGTATAAATGAGTACTTACTGgatgtgtgatgctggggatagaGAGGTCAGGTGTCTTTCTTCCTAGGGGAGAACGCTGTTGGTGGGTGGGGTGGTAGCCCCTAGAGGAGCTTGATCTCCTGTTGCTTCCACCTTTGAGATCTGGTCTAGCCAGACTCTGCCCTAGAAGAGCAGGTCTAAGTCAAGGGTGGGGGAGCTCTTGCCATTGCCTCATGGTTATTAGTCATCTGTAACCTTCCTGCTTGGCTGTCTTCTTCAAGGACAGGCATGTATCTTAGGCATTGCAGATTCACCCCACTTAACACACGGTTTGGCACTTAGTAAGTACTCAGAAAATGCTATGGAAGGAGTCAAGAAGTGATTTCCATTCAGGCTAGAAGAACAGGTCTGATACATGTCAAGGTCATGATACAAGTCAAGGTCATTACCAGCAAGGTCTTAAGAACGTGTGGCTGGTGAGGAGGAATGATAGGGATCCATTTGACTCCTCTACATGAAGTAGATTTAATTCCCAACATTTTCCTTGGAATTTATCTGACTTGGGGAGTAGTAGTCCTAGTTTGGAGACATATTGTTTATTTGGAATTGGCTTTGAGTAGATTCAGAATTTTAATTTCTACTCATTTCAGTCCCTAGGTTATTGCTCAAATCCAGCCCATTTGTGCCAATGACCTAAACAATGTGGTATGGCAGAAAGTTTGCCAGGGGAAGGGACTTGATTCCAGGACCTAAAGTGTCCAGAACTCTCTCAGTAtgtgagacagtcaagtcccttcCCCTTTTCAGCCTTAGGCTCCCATAGGTATAATGGGTGGGCTGACTTTCAGTGAATACTTTCAGTGAAGCAAAAGTTAAAGTCAAGTGTGGTTATCTTCCCCTAGCCTCTAGTAGGACAGAACAGAAGAAACTCTGACTGTGGGCTAGAGATTTTCTAGAGAGCAAAGCTTATCTTTACGACCAATTACACCCGAACCCTCACAAAGACCTGGTTTGGAAGTAATATTCCCTTGGCCAAGCTAGAGCAGAAGACCTCTGTTACATAACTTTTTCACTTGGAGGCCACGATGTGTCCTGAAATGGGGACTATCACTGAATCTATGGGCCATGCTAGGGTCCAGAGAAGTGAAATTGTTTGCCTAGGACCACTCAGAGAGATCTTGTGTCTCCTGACTCCAGGTCCTACACTCTTTCCCCTGTATACTTTGGGTTGGATATATGTTATTTTGGATGTAGCCCAATCTCTGTCCAAGGAAACTTGGCAGAGACCAAGTGTATGATTGAAGGCCATGGAGCATCTGGCTGTGGTGTATTTTGGTCTCTTGACAACAAGGACCAAGACCTGCCTGAGGCAAGTGTGGGCGAAGAAGGAGCTGCTATTCTGGGGAACATTTCCTCAGCCCCTTGCAACAGGACCCTCTCCAGGACCCATCTCCATCCTGGATCCTTCCCATAGaacaatttgtttttaattttgggtCGGGATTTTCCCTTCCTCAGTTTCATCATTAGCCAATCATGGCTTAAGAGGTCCTAGTTCACTCCAAGGTCTTCTACCTATGTGTTCTCAGAATTTGGGAACCAGACAGAACCTTGGGGCTCCTCAGGTCCAGTTCCTTTATTTTATACTTAGGAAAACTGCCAGGAGAAGGGAAAGGGTTTAGGAACATTGCCATAGGAAGTTTATGCAGAACTCATGTTAGcactcacatttaaaaaaatattattttcagaaTTGGGGATGAAACTCAGGGCTTGGAGGtagcaagcaagcactctactactgggctacctccccagccctttttattttattttatatttttatgcttagttctttttccatatttttattggtgcattgtatTTGTACACAATGTTGGGATTCGTTGTTACATATTCAAATATGCattcaatataacaatataatttggctgaTATCATTCTTCACTATTTagcctttccttcccttcctccctccctctggttCCTTGTCTCTACTGAtgtcccttcaattttcatgagatcactcccctgccccacccccacccccgtctttcttttcctttttcctctctagcttccatatatgagagaaaccaTGTAACCCCTGGACCTTCTaggtttggtttatttcactcaacataatgttcttttttattttattttgagacagggtcatacTAAGATGCCTAGCTtgttctcaaacttgcaatcctcctgcttcagacttctgagtggctgggattacagttatgtGCCACCATATCTGGCTGAACTCAGGTGTAAaatttctgtctgtctgtctgtctctctctttgaataatctctcctatcttttcatttgcttgttttttatttgttcttctacacatgcatgacagtagagtgtattttgacatattatacatacatggagtatagtttattctaattaggatcccattcttatggaggcactgatggtgagattcactgtggtgtgttcatatatgaacataggaaagttatgtctaattCTCCCTAGTCTCTTTCCAAGATGCCTGCTGACATCTTCCAGAATTCTCTTCACAGTAATGCAGAGAGCCCCACTGCCTCATGGGACATGAGTCAATTGTGTACAAAGGTCAGGGTTCTCCTCCCTCCCACAACTGGTGAAATCCCCTTTTTGTCTCAAATTTATAGTGGATATGTAAGATTCTTATCTAAATGAGCAGGGAATTGACATTTTAATAAGGGACTCTTGAAGATTAGAAGCCTCTGAGATAAAAAAGCCAAATAAAAAGGGTATTTCAGACACCATGGTGAAAAGAAGCTAACATAGGCAGTAAAATACATTTTAGTTTGGAGAGTACTTCTCATAACATTACAGATATTTTCCTAGCACCATAAATCACATTCCTAAAGGTTCCAACCTTGCAGTTGAACTCCTGCTTGGAGAGAAAGCGATGTTCCCAAAGTCAAATGAGGAGGGAGGATGGGTAAGGCCACTAGGTCTTGCATCAGCAGACTCTCAGCTTCGAGTTCCAGTTCAGGGTTTGTGAATGACTCCCAGGCATCACCTACAGATCTACAAAAACACCATCAGTTTCTTATCTGCTGTCCTCCCCCAAGGCTTCCTCTGCTGAGAAATTTGTCCCAGCCTTTGTGCCAACTTGTCCCCATGGTCCTGTTTCCCAGGGATAAATGTTCACTGGTGTCCAGTAGAGGAGATCTTCTCTTTAAAAGGTGCTTTATTTGTATCAAACCACACTGCCTGTCTGAAAGAGATGTACATCATGGAAAGTGTGTCTTTCACATCTTCAGCAGCTAGTGTAATGAAAGAAGCTTTCAGAGTTCATGGTTGCTCAGATGCTTTTGGAGGCATTTTTACCAATGAGATTAAAGCAGATATCAGTCCATATACTTAATAGTGCTCTTGTTTTCTtgtaatagggattgaacccaagggagcTACACTCCTAGATCTTcctatcattttttattttgagatagggtttcataagttgctgaggctggctttgagtttgagatcctcctgcctcagcctccctatttTCTGCCATTAAAGGCATGTGACACTATGCTTGGCAGGCGTGTGCCTTAAATTGGCTACTCCATTCCTCTTACCCAGGTCCTGGCACATGTCCAATGTTAGTCAAAAGATGTGGGGTGAGGGTCAGTGGGTGAGGCTGTAAGGTGAAGCTGTGGGTGAGGGTGTAAGGTCCAACTGAAGGAGAAATGAACTTGAGACCCATTTCTAGTCCTGTTCTGGTTTCCCCACATAATAACTCTTTGCTTTTGAACATGTTTCTTTTTggggtcagttttttttttttttctgtcaaataGAGACCCTAATGCCTGATTAAACTATCTCTCTGTTGTTTTGAGGATCAAAATCTAAACACTGCTGGATGAATGCGTGGTGTAAAAAATGCAgcataagaaaggagaggctgctgCTGGAACATCCAGACTGAAGTAACATAGGGTGCTCAGTAGTTTCAGTGGGACTCCCCTGCAGCTCTAATGTGTCCCTGGGCAGGGACATTTTCCATGAAACATATTCTAGAGCCCAACATGGAAAAACAtacaaagacaaggaaataatCAAATAAGAGTAGGAAGCTATAGGTGAGTGTTTAAAATGGCATGCTTTATGTGGAAAGATTATAGTCTAGCTTTCTGACTGAAATGTTAGGtattgctgggtgcagtggtgcacgcctgtaatcccaactgctctggaggctgaggcaggaagatcacaagttcaaagtcagcctcagcaatttaatgaggccctaggtaggcaacttaatgagaacctgtctcaaaataaaaactaaaaagggctggggatgtggctcagtggttaagcatccctaagttcaatcccctggtacaaaaaaaaaaaaaaaaaaaaggtatccaCATGGGCTCTGTGGTCAGCTCCAGACCAATCTTGTCCATCACTGTGGCAGAGGAGCATGGCCACTGTCTTGTGCTCTCTGGCTGAAATTTTATTTGTTCCACGTAATGGATTCATTATGTCAGCATTTGTTTATCAGCTTAGATTAGCATTACTTGTGTGATTAATgctctgcacacacacacacacacacaccccaaaaccTTCCACAAATATTTGCAATTGTGATTTCATTTACCTATCAAATAGATGTCCATGAAAAGGATACAGATCTTAACGTAAATttctatattgattttttttttctagaaatgtgGAGGTTCTGTGCACTTTTCTTGGAGATGTTATGTGTAGTTCACTGAGCATCCTCTTGTGCTgatgaaatgtgtgtgtgtgtgtcccttgGGTAGGCCTGGGACAGGGCTAGGGA encodes:
- the Fam43a gene encoding protein FAM43A produces the protein MLPWKKHKFELLAEAPPRQASKPKGYAVSLHYSALSSLARACPEGALSRVGSMFRSKRKKLHITSEDPTYTVLYLGNATTIQARGDGCTDLAVGKIWSKSEAGRQGTKMKLTVSAQGIRMVHAEERALRRPGHLYLLHRVTYCVADARLPKVFAWVYRHELKHKAVMLRCHAVLVSKPEKAQAMALLLYQTSANALAEFKRLKRRDDARHQQQELVGAHTIPLVPLRKLLLHGSCCYKPPVERSRSAPKLGSITEDLLGEQQEQELQEEEEEEHPEGCLEEEEEEEEEENRVGVEGPAEEETEAQRALVVAMHFECGDLLDTMENGREEMLGGGGVSLGPGLGTPPPLSCNTSDVKAQLSQLINDLGELSFGNDVRTLQADLRVTRLLSGESTGSESSIEGGGPDATSTTAGNKSGSADSSSPDEPHSG